One Rissa tridactyla isolate bRisTri1 chromosome 4, bRisTri1.patW.cur.20221130, whole genome shotgun sequence DNA window includes the following coding sequences:
- the PAPOLA gene encoding poly(A) polymerase alpha isoform X7 produces MKLKCLYSPVTTQGSQTQQLQKHYGITSPISLAAPKEFDCMLTQKLIETLKPYGVFEEEEELQRRILILGKLNNLVKEWIREISESKNLPQSVIENVGGKIFTFGSYRLGVHTKGADIDALCVAPRHVERSDFFTSFYEKLKQQEEVKDLRAVEEAFVPVIKLCFDGIEIDILFARLALQTIPEDLDLRDDSLLKNLDIRCIRSLNGCRVTDEILHLVPNIDNFRLTLRAIKLWAKRHNIYSNILGFLGGVSWAMLVARTCQLYPNAIASTLVHKFFLVFSKWEWPNPVLLKQPEECNLNLPVWDPRVNPSDRYHLMPIITPAYPQQNSTYNVSVSTRMVMVEEFKQGLAITDEILLSKAEWSKLFEAPNFFQKYKHYIVLLASAPTEKQRLEWVGLVESKIRILVGNLEKNEFITLAHVNPQSFPAPKENPDKEEYRTMWVIGLVFKKTENSENLSVDLTYDIQSFTDTVYRQAINSKMFEMDMKIAARHVKRKQLHQLLPNHVLQKKKKHSTEGIRLTTLNENSLDLSMDSDNSTSVPSPTSAMKTSPLNSSGSSQGSSPAPAVTAASVTNTQASEVTVPQINSSESSGGTSNESIPQTATQPAISPPPKPTISRIVSSAYLLNPSPRTSGNVATKMPSPVTAVKRTSSPHKEESPKKMKIEEDEISEDTSCIDLNEDEKMETKEQLETEVNVNSQTETLQTTSLQAPQKTPSTDLSDIPALPANPIPVIKNSIKLRLNR; encoded by the exons TCCCGTTACAACCCAGGGATCACAAACACAGCAACTGCAGAAGCATTATGGCATTACCTCACCTATCAGTTTAGCTGCCCCCAAGGAGTTTGACTGCATGCTTACCCAGAAATTAATCGAAACCCTAAAACCTTATGGTGtatttgaagaggaagaagaactGCAACGCAG GATTCTAATTTTGGGAAAATTAAATAACCTGGTAAAGGAATGGATACGGGAAATCAGTGAAAGCAAG AATCTTCCACAGTCTGTAATAGAAAATGTtggaggaaaaatttttacatttgGATCCTATAGATTAGGGGTTCATACAAAAG GTGCTGATATTGATGCCCTGTGTGTTGCACCAAGACATGTTGAAAGAAGTGATTTTTTCACGTCATTTTATGAAAAACTGAAACAACAAGAAGAAGTAAAAGATCTGAGG gcTGTCGAAGAAGCTTTTGTCCCAGTTATTAAACTTTGTTTTGATGGAATAGAG attgataTTTTATTTGCAAGATTAGCACTGCAAACTATTCCTGAGGACTTAGATCTACGAGACGATAGCCTACTTAAAAATTTAGACATTAGATGCATACGAAGTCTTAATG GTTGCCGGGTAACCGATGAAATTCTGCATCTAGTACCAAACATTGACAACTTCAGGTTAACACTGAGAGCTATCAAACTGTGGGCAAAAC GCCACAACATCTATTCCAATATACTAGGTTTCCTTGGAGGTGTATCCTGGGCTATGCTAGTAGCAAGAACTTGCCAGCTTTATCCAAATGCAATAGCATCAACTCTTGTACATaaatttttcttggtattttctaaatg GGAATGGCCAAATCCAGTGCTATTGAAACAGCCAGAAGAATGCAATCTTAATTTGCCTGTATGGGACCCAAGG GTAAACCCCAGTGATAGGTACCATCTTATGCCTATAATTACACCAGCATACCCACAGCAGAACTCTACCTACAATGTGTCCGTTTCCACACGGATGGTCATGGTTGAGGAATTTAAACAAG GTCTTGCTATCACAGATGAAATTTTGCTGAGTAAGGCAGAGTGGTCCAAACTTTTTGAAGCTCCAAACTTCTTTCAAAAGTACAA GCATTATATTGTACTTCTAGCAAGTGCACCGACAGAAAAACAGCGACTAGAATG GGTGGGCTTGGTGGAATCAAAAATCCGTATTCTAGTTGGAAATCTGGAGAAGAATGAATTCATTACACTGGCTCATGTGAATCCACAGTCGTTCCCAGCACCCAAGGAGAATCCTGACAA GGAGGAATACCGTACAATGTGGGTGATTGGCTTGGTGttcaagaaaactgaaaattctgaaaatttaaGTGTTGATCTTACCTACGACATTCAGTCTTTTACAGACACAG TTTATAGGCAAGCAATAAACAGCAAGATGTTTGAGATGGATATGAAGATTGCTGCAAGGCATGTGAAACGTAAGCAACTTCACCAACTGCTACCGAATCAtgtgcttcagaaaaagaaaaag CATTCGACAGAAGGGATCAGGTTGACAACTCTGAATGAGAACAGCCTAGACTTGTCTATGGACAGTGATAACAGCACGTCTGTGCCTTCGCCTACTAGTGCTATGAAGACGAGTCCATTGAACAGTTCTGGAAGTTCTCAGGG AAGCAGTCCTGCGCCAGCTGTAACAGCAGCATCTGTGACCAACACACAGGCTTCTGAAGTCACTGTGCCACAAATAAATTCCAGTGAAAGCTCAGGGG GTACTTCAAATGAAAGCATTCCTCAAACTGCCACACAACCAGCCATTTCTCCACCACCAAAGCCTACCATCTCTAGAATCGTTTCCTCAGCGTATCTATTAAATCCATCACCAAGAACTTCAGGAAATGTTGCAACAAAAATGCCTAGCCCTGTCACAGCAGTGAAAAGGACGTCTTCTCCCCATAAAGAAGAGTCtcccaagaaaatgaaaattgaagAG GATGAAATAAGTGAAGATACTAGCTGTATAGATTTGAATGAGGATGAAAAAATGGAAACTAAG gaGCAACTTGAGACAGAAGTGAATGTTAATTCTCAAACAGAAACTCTTCAGACAACTTCTCTGCAAGCTCCTCAG aaaacacCCAGTACAGACCTTTCAGATatccctgctctccctgcaaaTCCTATTCCTGTTATCAAGAATTCAATAAAATTGAGATTGAACCGGTAA
- the PAPOLA gene encoding poly(A) polymerase alpha isoform X11, with translation MKLKCLYSPVTTQGSQTQQLQKHYGITSPISLAAPKEFDCMLTQKLIETLKPYGVFEEEEELQRRILILGKLNNLVKEWIREISESKNLPQSVIENVGGKIFTFGSYRLGVHTKGADIDALCVAPRHVERSDFFTSFYEKLKQQEEVKDLRAVEEAFVPVIKLCFDGIEIDILFARLALQTIPEDLDLRDDSLLKNLDIRCIRSLNGCRVTDEILHLVPNIDNFRLTLRAIKLWAKRNGQIQCY, from the exons TCCCGTTACAACCCAGGGATCACAAACACAGCAACTGCAGAAGCATTATGGCATTACCTCACCTATCAGTTTAGCTGCCCCCAAGGAGTTTGACTGCATGCTTACCCAGAAATTAATCGAAACCCTAAAACCTTATGGTGtatttgaagaggaagaagaactGCAACGCAG GATTCTAATTTTGGGAAAATTAAATAACCTGGTAAAGGAATGGATACGGGAAATCAGTGAAAGCAAG AATCTTCCACAGTCTGTAATAGAAAATGTtggaggaaaaatttttacatttgGATCCTATAGATTAGGGGTTCATACAAAAG GTGCTGATATTGATGCCCTGTGTGTTGCACCAAGACATGTTGAAAGAAGTGATTTTTTCACGTCATTTTATGAAAAACTGAAACAACAAGAAGAAGTAAAAGATCTGAGG gcTGTCGAAGAAGCTTTTGTCCCAGTTATTAAACTTTGTTTTGATGGAATAGAG attgataTTTTATTTGCAAGATTAGCACTGCAAACTATTCCTGAGGACTTAGATCTACGAGACGATAGCCTACTTAAAAATTTAGACATTAGATGCATACGAAGTCTTAATG GTTGCCGGGTAACCGATGAAATTCTGCATCTAGTACCAAACATTGACAACTTCAGGTTAACACTGAGAGCTATCAAACTGTGGGCAAAAC GGAATGGCCAAATCCAGTGCTATTGA
- the PAPOLA gene encoding poly(A) polymerase alpha isoform X10 → MKLKCLYSPVTTQGSQTQQLQKHYGITSPISLAAPKEFDCMLTQKLIETLKPYGVFEEEEELQRRILILGKLNNLVKEWIREISESKNLPQSVIENVGGKIFTFGSYRLGVHTKGADIDALCVAPRHVERSDFFTSFYEKLKQQEEVKDLRAVEEAFVPVIKLCFDGIEIDILFARLALQTIPEDLDLRDDSLLKNLDIRCIRSLNGCRVTDEILHLVPNIDNFRLTLRAIKLWAKRHNIYSNILGFLGGVSWAMLVARTCQLYPNAIASTLVHKFFLVFSKW, encoded by the exons TCCCGTTACAACCCAGGGATCACAAACACAGCAACTGCAGAAGCATTATGGCATTACCTCACCTATCAGTTTAGCTGCCCCCAAGGAGTTTGACTGCATGCTTACCCAGAAATTAATCGAAACCCTAAAACCTTATGGTGtatttgaagaggaagaagaactGCAACGCAG GATTCTAATTTTGGGAAAATTAAATAACCTGGTAAAGGAATGGATACGGGAAATCAGTGAAAGCAAG AATCTTCCACAGTCTGTAATAGAAAATGTtggaggaaaaatttttacatttgGATCCTATAGATTAGGGGTTCATACAAAAG GTGCTGATATTGATGCCCTGTGTGTTGCACCAAGACATGTTGAAAGAAGTGATTTTTTCACGTCATTTTATGAAAAACTGAAACAACAAGAAGAAGTAAAAGATCTGAGG gcTGTCGAAGAAGCTTTTGTCCCAGTTATTAAACTTTGTTTTGATGGAATAGAG attgataTTTTATTTGCAAGATTAGCACTGCAAACTATTCCTGAGGACTTAGATCTACGAGACGATAGCCTACTTAAAAATTTAGACATTAGATGCATACGAAGTCTTAATG GTTGCCGGGTAACCGATGAAATTCTGCATCTAGTACCAAACATTGACAACTTCAGGTTAACACTGAGAGCTATCAAACTGTGGGCAAAAC GCCACAACATCTATTCCAATATACTAGGTTTCCTTGGAGGTGTATCCTGGGCTATGCTAGTAGCAAGAACTTGCCAGCTTTATCCAAATGCAATAGCATCAACTCTTGTACATaaatttttcttggtattttctaaatg GTAA
- the PAPOLA gene encoding poly(A) polymerase alpha isoform X9, whose amino-acid sequence MKLKCLYSPVTTQGSQTQQLQKHYGITSPISLAAPKEFDCMLTQKLIETLKPYGVFEEEEELQRRILILGKLNNLVKEWIREISESKNLPQSVIENVGGKIFTFGSYRLGVHTKGADIDALCVAPRHVERSDFFTSFYEKLKQQEEVKDLRAVEEAFVPVIKLCFDGIEIDILFARLALQTIPEDLDLRDDSLLKNLDIRCIRSLNGCRVTDEILHLVPNIDNFRLTLRAIKLWAKRHNIYSNILGFLGGVSWAMLVARTCQLYPNAIASTLVHKFFLVFSKWEWPNPVLLKQPEECNLNLPVWDPRVNPSDRYHLMPIITPAYPQQNSTYNVSVSTRMVMVEEFKQGLAITDEILLSKAEWSKLFEAPNFFQKYNGYTLIILEYN is encoded by the exons TCCCGTTACAACCCAGGGATCACAAACACAGCAACTGCAGAAGCATTATGGCATTACCTCACCTATCAGTTTAGCTGCCCCCAAGGAGTTTGACTGCATGCTTACCCAGAAATTAATCGAAACCCTAAAACCTTATGGTGtatttgaagaggaagaagaactGCAACGCAG GATTCTAATTTTGGGAAAATTAAATAACCTGGTAAAGGAATGGATACGGGAAATCAGTGAAAGCAAG AATCTTCCACAGTCTGTAATAGAAAATGTtggaggaaaaatttttacatttgGATCCTATAGATTAGGGGTTCATACAAAAG GTGCTGATATTGATGCCCTGTGTGTTGCACCAAGACATGTTGAAAGAAGTGATTTTTTCACGTCATTTTATGAAAAACTGAAACAACAAGAAGAAGTAAAAGATCTGAGG gcTGTCGAAGAAGCTTTTGTCCCAGTTATTAAACTTTGTTTTGATGGAATAGAG attgataTTTTATTTGCAAGATTAGCACTGCAAACTATTCCTGAGGACTTAGATCTACGAGACGATAGCCTACTTAAAAATTTAGACATTAGATGCATACGAAGTCTTAATG GTTGCCGGGTAACCGATGAAATTCTGCATCTAGTACCAAACATTGACAACTTCAGGTTAACACTGAGAGCTATCAAACTGTGGGCAAAAC GCCACAACATCTATTCCAATATACTAGGTTTCCTTGGAGGTGTATCCTGGGCTATGCTAGTAGCAAGAACTTGCCAGCTTTATCCAAATGCAATAGCATCAACTCTTGTACATaaatttttcttggtattttctaaatg GGAATGGCCAAATCCAGTGCTATTGAAACAGCCAGAAGAATGCAATCTTAATTTGCCTGTATGGGACCCAAGG GTAAACCCCAGTGATAGGTACCATCTTATGCCTATAATTACACCAGCATACCCACAGCAGAACTCTACCTACAATGTGTCCGTTTCCACACGGATGGTCATGGTTGAGGAATTTAAACAAG GTCTTGCTATCACAGATGAAATTTTGCTGAGTAAGGCAGAGTGGTCCAAACTTTTTGAAGCTCCAAACTTCTTTCAAAAGTACAA TGGGTATACACTGATTATCCTGGAATATAATTGA
- the PAPOLA gene encoding poly(A) polymerase alpha isoform X5 — translation MKLKCLYSPVTTQGSQTQQLQKHYGITSPISLAAPKEFDCMLTQKLIETLKPYGVFEEEEELQRRILILGKLNNLVKEWIREISESKNLPQSVIENVGGKIFTFGSYRLGVHTKGADIDALCVAPRHVERSDFFTSFYEKLKQQEEVKDLRAVEEAFVPVIKLCFDGIEIDILFARLALQTIPEDLDLRDDSLLKNLDIRCIRSLNGCRVTDEILHLVPNIDNFRLTLRAIKLWAKRHNIYSNILGFLGGVSWAMLVARTCQLYPNAIASTLVHKFFLVFSKWEWPNPVLLKQPEECNLNLPVWDPRVNPSDRYHLMPIITPAYPQQNSTYNVSVSTRMVMVEEFKQGLAITDEILLSKAEWSKLFEAPNFFQKYKHYIVLLASAPTEKQRLEWVGLVESKIRILVGNLEKNEFITLAHVNPQSFPAPKENPDKEEYRTMWVIGLVFKKTENSENLSVDLTYDIQSFTDTVYRQAINSKMFEMDMKIAARHVKRKQLHQLLPNHVLQKKKKHSTEGIRLTTLNENSLDLSMDSDNSTSVPSPTSAMKTSPLNSSGSSQGRSSPAPAVTAASVTNTQASEVTVPQINSSESSGGTSNESIPQTATQPAISPPPKPTISRIVSSAYLLNPSPRTSGNVATKMPSPVTAVKRTSSPHKEESPKKMKIEEQDEISEDTSCIDLNEDEKMETKEQLETEVNVNSQTETLQTTSLQAPQLNMYGLPYKLTEPGFALLNCAFKYSRWLCLKHCSCCRKQTC, via the exons TCCCGTTACAACCCAGGGATCACAAACACAGCAACTGCAGAAGCATTATGGCATTACCTCACCTATCAGTTTAGCTGCCCCCAAGGAGTTTGACTGCATGCTTACCCAGAAATTAATCGAAACCCTAAAACCTTATGGTGtatttgaagaggaagaagaactGCAACGCAG GATTCTAATTTTGGGAAAATTAAATAACCTGGTAAAGGAATGGATACGGGAAATCAGTGAAAGCAAG AATCTTCCACAGTCTGTAATAGAAAATGTtggaggaaaaatttttacatttgGATCCTATAGATTAGGGGTTCATACAAAAG GTGCTGATATTGATGCCCTGTGTGTTGCACCAAGACATGTTGAAAGAAGTGATTTTTTCACGTCATTTTATGAAAAACTGAAACAACAAGAAGAAGTAAAAGATCTGAGG gcTGTCGAAGAAGCTTTTGTCCCAGTTATTAAACTTTGTTTTGATGGAATAGAG attgataTTTTATTTGCAAGATTAGCACTGCAAACTATTCCTGAGGACTTAGATCTACGAGACGATAGCCTACTTAAAAATTTAGACATTAGATGCATACGAAGTCTTAATG GTTGCCGGGTAACCGATGAAATTCTGCATCTAGTACCAAACATTGACAACTTCAGGTTAACACTGAGAGCTATCAAACTGTGGGCAAAAC GCCACAACATCTATTCCAATATACTAGGTTTCCTTGGAGGTGTATCCTGGGCTATGCTAGTAGCAAGAACTTGCCAGCTTTATCCAAATGCAATAGCATCAACTCTTGTACATaaatttttcttggtattttctaaatg GGAATGGCCAAATCCAGTGCTATTGAAACAGCCAGAAGAATGCAATCTTAATTTGCCTGTATGGGACCCAAGG GTAAACCCCAGTGATAGGTACCATCTTATGCCTATAATTACACCAGCATACCCACAGCAGAACTCTACCTACAATGTGTCCGTTTCCACACGGATGGTCATGGTTGAGGAATTTAAACAAG GTCTTGCTATCACAGATGAAATTTTGCTGAGTAAGGCAGAGTGGTCCAAACTTTTTGAAGCTCCAAACTTCTTTCAAAAGTACAA GCATTATATTGTACTTCTAGCAAGTGCACCGACAGAAAAACAGCGACTAGAATG GGTGGGCTTGGTGGAATCAAAAATCCGTATTCTAGTTGGAAATCTGGAGAAGAATGAATTCATTACACTGGCTCATGTGAATCCACAGTCGTTCCCAGCACCCAAGGAGAATCCTGACAA GGAGGAATACCGTACAATGTGGGTGATTGGCTTGGTGttcaagaaaactgaaaattctgaaaatttaaGTGTTGATCTTACCTACGACATTCAGTCTTTTACAGACACAG TTTATAGGCAAGCAATAAACAGCAAGATGTTTGAGATGGATATGAAGATTGCTGCAAGGCATGTGAAACGTAAGCAACTTCACCAACTGCTACCGAATCAtgtgcttcagaaaaagaaaaag CATTCGACAGAAGGGATCAGGTTGACAACTCTGAATGAGAACAGCCTAGACTTGTCTATGGACAGTGATAACAGCACGTCTGTGCCTTCGCCTACTAGTGCTATGAAGACGAGTCCATTGAACAGTTCTGGAAGTTCTCAGGG caGAAGCAGTCCTGCGCCAGCTGTAACAGCAGCATCTGTGACCAACACACAGGCTTCTGAAGTCACTGTGCCACAAATAAATTCCAGTGAAAGCTCAGGGG GTACTTCAAATGAAAGCATTCCTCAAACTGCCACACAACCAGCCATTTCTCCACCACCAAAGCCTACCATCTCTAGAATCGTTTCCTCAGCGTATCTATTAAATCCATCACCAAGAACTTCAGGAAATGTTGCAACAAAAATGCCTAGCCCTGTCACAGCAGTGAAAAGGACGTCTTCTCCCCATAAAGAAGAGTCtcccaagaaaatgaaaattgaagAG cAGGATGAAATAAGTGAAGATACTAGCTGTATAGATTTGAATGAGGATGAAAAAATGGAAACTAAG gaGCAACTTGAGACAGAAGTGAATGTTAATTCTCAAACAGAAACTCTTCAGACAACTTCTCTGCAAGCTCCTCAG CTAAACATGTATGGCTTGCCATACAAACTGACTGAACCTGGATTCGCTCTTCTGAATTGTGCCTTCAAA tATTCTCGTTGGCTTTGTTTAAAACACTGCTCatgctgcagaaagcaaacatGTTAA
- the PAPOLA gene encoding poly(A) polymerase alpha isoform X3, whose amino-acid sequence MKLKCLYSPVTTQGSQTQQLQKHYGITSPISLAAPKEFDCMLTQKLIETLKPYGVFEEEEELQRRILILGKLNNLVKEWIREISESKNLPQSVIENVGGKIFTFGSYRLGVHTKGADIDALCVAPRHVERSDFFTSFYEKLKQQEEVKDLRAVEEAFVPVIKLCFDGIEIDILFARLALQTIPEDLDLRDDSLLKNLDIRCIRSLNGCRVTDEILHLVPNIDNFRLTLRAIKLWAKRHNIYSNILGFLGGVSWAMLVARTCQLYPNAIASTLVHKFFLVFSKWEWPNPVLLKQPEECNLNLPVWDPRVNPSDRYHLMPIITPAYPQQNSTYNVSVSTRMVMVEEFKQGLAITDEILLSKAEWSKLFEAPNFFQKYKHYIVLLASAPTEKQRLEWVGLVESKIRILVGNLEKNEFITLAHVNPQSFPAPKENPDKEEYRTMWVIGLVFKKTENSENLSVDLTYDIQSFTDTVYRQAINSKMFEMDMKIAARHVKRKQLHQLLPNHVLQKKKKHSTEGIRLTTLNENSLDLSMDSDNSTSVPSPTSAMKTSPLNSSGSSQGSSPAPAVTAASVTNTQASEVTVPQINSSESSGGTSNESIPQTATQPAISPPPKPTISRIVSSAYLLNPSPRTSGNVATKMPSPVTAVKRTSSPHKEESPKKMKIEEQDEISEDTSCIDLNEDEKMETKEQLETEVNVNSQTETLQTTSLQAPQLNMYGLPYKLTEPGFALLNCAFKKTPSTDLSDIPALPANPIPVIKNSIKLRLNR is encoded by the exons TCCCGTTACAACCCAGGGATCACAAACACAGCAACTGCAGAAGCATTATGGCATTACCTCACCTATCAGTTTAGCTGCCCCCAAGGAGTTTGACTGCATGCTTACCCAGAAATTAATCGAAACCCTAAAACCTTATGGTGtatttgaagaggaagaagaactGCAACGCAG GATTCTAATTTTGGGAAAATTAAATAACCTGGTAAAGGAATGGATACGGGAAATCAGTGAAAGCAAG AATCTTCCACAGTCTGTAATAGAAAATGTtggaggaaaaatttttacatttgGATCCTATAGATTAGGGGTTCATACAAAAG GTGCTGATATTGATGCCCTGTGTGTTGCACCAAGACATGTTGAAAGAAGTGATTTTTTCACGTCATTTTATGAAAAACTGAAACAACAAGAAGAAGTAAAAGATCTGAGG gcTGTCGAAGAAGCTTTTGTCCCAGTTATTAAACTTTGTTTTGATGGAATAGAG attgataTTTTATTTGCAAGATTAGCACTGCAAACTATTCCTGAGGACTTAGATCTACGAGACGATAGCCTACTTAAAAATTTAGACATTAGATGCATACGAAGTCTTAATG GTTGCCGGGTAACCGATGAAATTCTGCATCTAGTACCAAACATTGACAACTTCAGGTTAACACTGAGAGCTATCAAACTGTGGGCAAAAC GCCACAACATCTATTCCAATATACTAGGTTTCCTTGGAGGTGTATCCTGGGCTATGCTAGTAGCAAGAACTTGCCAGCTTTATCCAAATGCAATAGCATCAACTCTTGTACATaaatttttcttggtattttctaaatg GGAATGGCCAAATCCAGTGCTATTGAAACAGCCAGAAGAATGCAATCTTAATTTGCCTGTATGGGACCCAAGG GTAAACCCCAGTGATAGGTACCATCTTATGCCTATAATTACACCAGCATACCCACAGCAGAACTCTACCTACAATGTGTCCGTTTCCACACGGATGGTCATGGTTGAGGAATTTAAACAAG GTCTTGCTATCACAGATGAAATTTTGCTGAGTAAGGCAGAGTGGTCCAAACTTTTTGAAGCTCCAAACTTCTTTCAAAAGTACAA GCATTATATTGTACTTCTAGCAAGTGCACCGACAGAAAAACAGCGACTAGAATG GGTGGGCTTGGTGGAATCAAAAATCCGTATTCTAGTTGGAAATCTGGAGAAGAATGAATTCATTACACTGGCTCATGTGAATCCACAGTCGTTCCCAGCACCCAAGGAGAATCCTGACAA GGAGGAATACCGTACAATGTGGGTGATTGGCTTGGTGttcaagaaaactgaaaattctgaaaatttaaGTGTTGATCTTACCTACGACATTCAGTCTTTTACAGACACAG TTTATAGGCAAGCAATAAACAGCAAGATGTTTGAGATGGATATGAAGATTGCTGCAAGGCATGTGAAACGTAAGCAACTTCACCAACTGCTACCGAATCAtgtgcttcagaaaaagaaaaag CATTCGACAGAAGGGATCAGGTTGACAACTCTGAATGAGAACAGCCTAGACTTGTCTATGGACAGTGATAACAGCACGTCTGTGCCTTCGCCTACTAGTGCTATGAAGACGAGTCCATTGAACAGTTCTGGAAGTTCTCAGGG AAGCAGTCCTGCGCCAGCTGTAACAGCAGCATCTGTGACCAACACACAGGCTTCTGAAGTCACTGTGCCACAAATAAATTCCAGTGAAAGCTCAGGGG GTACTTCAAATGAAAGCATTCCTCAAACTGCCACACAACCAGCCATTTCTCCACCACCAAAGCCTACCATCTCTAGAATCGTTTCCTCAGCGTATCTATTAAATCCATCACCAAGAACTTCAGGAAATGTTGCAACAAAAATGCCTAGCCCTGTCACAGCAGTGAAAAGGACGTCTTCTCCCCATAAAGAAGAGTCtcccaagaaaatgaaaattgaagAG cAGGATGAAATAAGTGAAGATACTAGCTGTATAGATTTGAATGAGGATGAAAAAATGGAAACTAAG gaGCAACTTGAGACAGAAGTGAATGTTAATTCTCAAACAGAAACTCTTCAGACAACTTCTCTGCAAGCTCCTCAG CTAAACATGTATGGCTTGCCATACAAACTGACTGAACCTGGATTCGCTCTTCTGAATTGTGCCTTCAAA aaaacacCCAGTACAGACCTTTCAGATatccctgctctccctgcaaaTCCTATTCCTGTTATCAAGAATTCAATAAAATTGAGATTGAACCGGTAA